The Oceanispirochaeta sp. genomic interval GATGGGGTGACTCAATCGGGATTGGGAATGAAAATGACACCCCTGGGATGGGGGGATGAAGGGGCACGGCAATTCCTCTTAAAAACATTGGACAAGAATCCTGAACTCTCTTCTACTGATCTTTCCAGAGCCCTGGTCAGGGAGAGTGTCAAGCACGATGTGTATTCTCCCCGGGATGATATAACCTGCGGCTCCCTGTATTTCAGAAAACCCCGACAGCTCATGATCGCCACAGGGGCTCCCTATGATATGAACCGGGACCGTCCCCTGGCCGGGATGATCAATGGATTTGAAGGTCGAACAATCATTGCCGGAGGGACCACCGCCAATATCATCGCCCGTGAGCTGGGTCGGAGCATCAACGTGAATCTTGGCAGTCAGACCGATACCATACCTCCCTGTTCTACCATGGAAGGAGTGAACCTTGTTACCGAGGGCATCATCACCATGAGCCGGGTTTGTGAGTATCTAAACAAGAAGCATGAGCCGGGCATCGGCCCGGGAGACCCGGCAGAAGAGATTGTGAAAGAGATGATCAATTCGGATGTGATTCAATTTATGGTCGGGACCAGGATAAATGAGTCTCATCAGGATCCTAATATGCCTGTGGCCCTGGAGATTCGGAGGAATTTGATTAAAAGCATTGCCGATTGTCTCAAAAACAACTATTTCAAAGAAGTTCTTATCAAAACTATTTAAATATGAATTATAATATGAACTATGAATAAACGGGAAAAACTCATTGATGAAATTTCAGCTTTGATGACGGAACTGGAGAATCAGGACCTGGTCTTCCTGAAAGAGCAGGCAGGTGTTCTCGATTATAATCGGAAGGTCCGTCTGAAGCGGGAAGCACAGCCGGAATCCGGCGGATCAGAGGCGGATAAGGGGGCTTTTACGGTGAAAAACTCAGCCACCGAGCTTCAGGAAGTCAGGATTGAACAGACTGAACGGGCCAAATTTTTCCATATATGCGTCGGAAAGGTCCGCTTATTTATGGATTCCAGTGAAATCCGGGCTCTATTCCAGATCGCATCCGCCGCCGGTTCCCCGGAGGAAGCCGGTCCGCGCCTGTTCCGGTGGTTTAAAAAAGAACGCAGCGATGTTCTCTCGGAGGTGTATATCCCCGACGGGAAGAGCCCGGTACTGAAAGATCTGTACCAGGCTCTACTGGAGAGCTTTACATCCGCCTCTTGAAGACAGAATCAGTCCTGGCAGATCTGGATGACTTCCTCATACAAGGACCTCCTGTTTATCCCTGAGGGCCAGCTGCTGTGCCACTTCTTCTGTAACAGAATCCAGAGTCGCCCTGTGAATCTTTTTATCACCGATGGTGACCGTCGGCCCATGGCTGCAGTTTTCACTGCAGAAGGTGGCCTTCAATTCAATTTTATTCTTCCAGTCTTCCTGATTCATTTTCTGAGTCATGCCGGAGAGGATCTCCTGTGAACCTCTGAGGAAACAGCTTGTCCCCACACAGACATTGATCTCAACGGGGGTCATGTGATCAGAACTGATGAGTTCCATGGGGGTATTATCAATCCTCTTCCGGCTCTGATAATGAGTGTGAACCAGGGCGTGGGCTTCGGGACTTCCAGGTTTTCCGCCCAGAACCTTTTCATAGATCCTCTGGATATAGGGATTCACTTCAGGGCAGTGTATGGGGGTGATTTTCCCTGCTTCTTTCAGGGCTGCAGTCCTATTTTTGAGGATATCCTTGTCATAAGAAACGGGCTGTCCGGCTCCGGCTACACAACCGCCGGGACAGGCCATGACTTCCACAATGTCATAACTCACATTCCCTGCGGCCATTTTCTGAATAAGGGTCTCAGCATTTTTCATTCCTGAAACCACAGCCATTCTGATATCGAGATTGTCCTCTTTGAGAATCACTTCTTTCCAGCACTCCTTCTCTTCCGGAACAAAGGAGGTCAGGTCCTCCCCGTTGAGGGCTCTGGAGGCATAACGGGCTACGGCTTCGGAGACTCCCTGAGTGCTGCCGAATCCAAGACCGGATTCAGAGTATAGGCCAAAGGGGAGATCTGCAGACGAAGGGGCCAGATCAGAGAAGCGAATTCCCGCTTCTTTGATCATCTTACCCAACTCCTGGGTCGTGAGAACATAGTCGACCAGGGGGACAGCATCCCGGTTCAATTCGGGTCTTGTCTTTTCAAATTTCTTGGCCGTACAGGGCATGATGGAGACCATGATGATATCTTTTTCACCCTTTTGTTCTGTTTTTGTGAGCAGCTTTTTAGCCAGAGAACCCACCATTCCCTGGGGAGACATGCAGCTGGACAGATGGGGAATCAGTTCAGGATGGAACTGCTCGGCATACTTGACCCAGCCGGGGCAGCAGGAGGTGAAGAGAGGCAGGTTTTCTCCCGTCTTTGACCGTTCCAGAAATTCATGGGTTTCTTCCAGGACCGTAAGATCCGCTCCAAAGGATGTGTCATAGACTTCTTTGAATCCCAGATACTTCAGTGCACTCATGATTTTCCCGAGGGTGACTGAGGATTCGGGGAGGTTAAACATTTCACCGATTGAGGCACGGACCGCAGGAGCTATCTGGGCGACTACGGATTTATTCTGATCAGCCAGGGCTGTCCATACCTCTTCTATTTCGCTCCTGGGAACAATGGCTCCTGTGGGACAGACCGCCGCACACTGACCGCAGTTGATACAATCCACCTGGGCGAGACTTTTATTGAAGGCCGGCGTCACGACGACATCTTCACCCCGGTAGGCAAAGTCGATCGCACCGACTCCCTGTATTTCATGGCAGTAGCGGACACAGTCACCGCAAAGCACACATTTGTCAGGGTTTCGGATCAGACTGGTGGAGAGCAGGTCGGGCTGACGGTGTTCTCTGGTTTTTTTATAGGGGATCTCTTTCACTCCCAGATCGCAGGCCAGCTCTTTCAGCTTGCAGGCACTGGATTTCTCGCATGTGGTACAGCTGTTATCATGGTTGGCCAGAAGCAGTTCGATCAGAGTTTTTCGCATTTTTCTGAGTTTGGGGGTATGGGTTTGAATCACCATTCCGTCTCTGGGAGGGGTCGAGCAACTGGTGTCAATGCCGCGACCTTCAATATCCACAATGCAAAGACGGCAGGCGCCATATACACTCAACTCCGAATGATAACAGAAGGTGGGCATTTCCACTCCTGACTTCCGTATGAGGGCCAGGAGGTTTTTTTCTCCTTCCATGGGAACTGTCTTTCCATTGATTGTTATGCTTCCTTTCTGATTCACGCTCTTCCTCCAACACTGATGGCTTCAAAACGGCAGGTTTCCACGCAGGCTCCGCAGCGGATACATTTTTGCTCGTCTATGATATGGGCTTCTTTCCTGTTCCCCGATATGGCCTCTACAGGGCAGACTCTGACACAGGCGGTACAACCCCTGCAGGAATCGGCGAGAATTTGATAGCTCACCAGATCTTTACAATTTCCAGTGGGGCAGTTCTTGTCTATATGGGCCTCCCATTCCTCTTTGAACTGTTTCATCGCCGACAGAACGGGTGAGGGGGCCGATTTACCAAGGCCGCAGAGGGATGTTTC includes:
- a CDS encoding [FeFe] hydrogenase, group A; the protein is MNQKGSITINGKTVPMEGEKNLLALIRKSGVEMPTFCYHSELSVYGACRLCIVDIEGRGIDTSCSTPPRDGMVIQTHTPKLRKMRKTLIELLLANHDNSCTTCEKSSACKLKELACDLGVKEIPYKKTREHRQPDLLSTSLIRNPDKCVLCGDCVRYCHEIQGVGAIDFAYRGEDVVVTPAFNKSLAQVDCINCGQCAAVCPTGAIVPRSEIEEVWTALADQNKSVVAQIAPAVRASIGEMFNLPESSVTLGKIMSALKYLGFKEVYDTSFGADLTVLEETHEFLERSKTGENLPLFTSCCPGWVKYAEQFHPELIPHLSSCMSPQGMVGSLAKKLLTKTEQKGEKDIIMVSIMPCTAKKFEKTRPELNRDAVPLVDYVLTTQELGKMIKEAGIRFSDLAPSSADLPFGLYSESGLGFGSTQGVSEAVARYASRALNGEDLTSFVPEEKECWKEVILKEDNLDIRMAVVSGMKNAETLIQKMAAGNVSYDIVEVMACPGGCVAGAGQPVSYDKDILKNRTAALKEAGKITPIHCPEVNPYIQRIYEKVLGGKPGSPEAHALVHTHYQSRKRIDNTPMELISSDHMTPVEINVCVGTSCFLRGSQEILSGMTQKMNQEDWKNKIELKATFCSENCSHGPTVTIGDKKIHRATLDSVTEEVAQQLALRDKQEVLV